From a single Rodentibacter sp. JRC1 genomic region:
- a CDS encoding sugar kinase, giving the protein MKKIAMIGECMIELSGEPFGSMVQTYGGDTLNTATYLARVSNKQIQVHYVSALGTDQLSEGMLSAWRQDHIHTDFVLQDSTRQPGLYLIQLDKQGERTFLYWRNQSAARYLLQHIDYSKVLSALAQMEMIYLSGISLAILPENDRLKLVNQLIGLAQKGVKIAFDTNYRPSLWQSAEETRQIYSALLPYVDLALVTFDDEQALWKDATPQATIERLTQLGVKNSVVKVGKDGAIFSDVAKNSGKVTACEVKKVVDTTSAGDAFNAGFLNGYLQDKDFTTCCQQGNQLAAVVIQHKGAIISRSATPHFLTQFN; this is encoded by the coding sequence ATGAAAAAAATAGCGATGATTGGGGAATGTATGATTGAGTTAAGCGGTGAGCCGTTTGGTTCGATGGTGCAGACTTATGGCGGTGATACCTTAAACACAGCAACCTATTTGGCTCGTGTGTCCAATAAGCAAATTCAAGTGCATTATGTGTCTGCTCTCGGTACGGATCAATTAAGTGAAGGAATGCTAAGTGCTTGGCGGCAAGATCATATTCATACCGATTTTGTTTTGCAAGATAGCACTCGCCAGCCGGGTTTATATTTAATTCAGCTGGATAAACAAGGCGAACGTACCTTTTTATATTGGCGTAATCAATCGGCGGCTCGTTATTTACTGCAACATATTGATTATTCAAAGGTTCTCTCTGCATTAGCACAAATGGAGATGATTTATTTAAGTGGCATTTCATTGGCGATTTTGCCCGAAAATGACCGTTTAAAATTGGTAAACCAATTAATCGGTCTTGCTCAAAAAGGGGTAAAAATCGCCTTTGATACGAATTATCGCCCTTCTCTATGGCAAAGTGCGGAGGAAACTCGCCAAATTTACAGCGCACTTTTGCCCTATGTGGATTTAGCATTAGTTACCTTTGATGATGAACAAGCCCTTTGGAAAGATGCCACACCGCAAGCCACGATTGAGCGATTAACTCAATTAGGCGTAAAAAATAGCGTAGTGAAAGTGGGTAAAGACGGGGCGATTTTCAGTGATGTCGCAAAAAATAGTGGAAAAGTAACCGCTTGCGAGGTGAAAAAGGTGGTGGATACTACTTCGGCCGGCGATGCCTTTAATGCCGGTTTTCTCAACGGTTATTTGCAAGACAAAGATTTTACGACCTGTTGCCAACAGGGTAATCAGCTCGCCGCCGTGGTAATTCAACATAAAGGGGCGATTATTTCACGCTCGGCAACACCGCATTTTTTAACTCAATTCAATTAA
- a CDS encoding SDR family oxidoreductase: MNIAQNHSFKDKTIVITGAGGVLCGFLAKQLAKTGAKIALLDIHLESAVKFADEIIAEGGIAKAYQTNVLELASIQASREAILADFGSCDILINGAGGNSPKATTDNEFHEFDLPEKTKSFFELDKAGVEFVFNLNYLGTLLPTQVFAKDMVGKTGANIINISSMNAFTPLTKIPAYSGAKAAISNFTQWLAVHFSHVGIRCNAIAPGFLVSNQNRGLLFDQEGKPTARANKILTNTPMGRFGEAEELVGGILFLMDERYASFVNGVVLPIDGGFSAYSGV; encoded by the coding sequence ATGAATATTGCTCAAAATCATTCATTTAAAGATAAAACCATTGTGATAACAGGCGCTGGAGGTGTGTTATGCGGATTTCTCGCAAAACAACTGGCTAAAACGGGGGCGAAAATTGCCTTGCTCGATATTCATCTTGAAAGTGCGGTTAAATTTGCCGATGAAATTATCGCTGAAGGCGGCATTGCCAAAGCTTATCAGACCAATGTGTTGGAACTTGCCAGTATTCAAGCCAGTCGAGAGGCGATTTTAGCGGATTTTGGCAGCTGTGATATTTTGATTAATGGTGCGGGGGGTAACAGTCCAAAAGCCACGACAGATAACGAATTTCACGAATTTGATTTACCCGAAAAGACGAAATCTTTCTTTGAATTAGACAAGGCGGGCGTTGAATTTGTCTTTAATCTCAATTATTTAGGCACGCTGTTGCCAACCCAAGTGTTTGCTAAGGACATGGTTGGCAAAACGGGAGCAAATATTATCAATATCTCGAGTATGAATGCCTTTACGCCGCTAACAAAAATCCCGGCTTATTCTGGGGCAAAAGCGGCGATTAGTAATTTTACGCAATGGCTTGCGGTGCATTTTTCCCACGTGGGTATTCGTTGCAACGCCATCGCACCGGGCTTTTTGGTGAGCAATCAAAATCGAGGATTGTTATTTGATCAAGAAGGCAAGCCAACCGCTCGTGCCAATAAAATCTTAACCAACACGCCAATGGGGCGTTTTGGGGAGGCAGAAGAATTGGTCGGTGGCATTTTATTTTTGATGGACGAGCGTTACGCTAGCTTTGTAAATGGAGTAGTATTGCCGATTGACGGCGGATTTTCTGCTTATAGCGGTGTGTAA
- a CDS encoding bifunctional 4-hydroxy-2-oxoglutarate aldolase/2-dehydro-3-deoxy-phosphogluconate aldolase, translated as MTTEQLIEKLRLLKIIPVIALDNARDILPLMETLSQNGLPVAEITFRSEAAEEAIRLLRQNQPDIFILAGTVLTAEQVVAAKNAGADAIVTPGFNPKIVQLCQDLGLPVIPGVNNPMSIEAALEMGISAVKFFPAEASGGVKMIKALLGPYGNLQIMPTGGISTQNLKDYLAIPNVVACGGSWFVDKKLIEAQNWQEIGRLVAEAVQLIHS; from the coding sequence ATGACAACCGAGCAACTTATTGAAAAACTTCGTTTACTTAAAATTATTCCTGTCATTGCGTTAGATAACGCTCGGGATATTTTACCTTTGATGGAAACCCTTTCCCAAAACGGTTTACCTGTGGCAGAAATTACCTTCCGTTCTGAAGCAGCAGAGGAAGCAATTCGCCTATTACGCCAAAACCAACCGGATATTTTCATTTTAGCGGGAACGGTATTAACCGCAGAACAAGTGGTTGCCGCCAAAAATGCGGGGGCGGATGCAATTGTAACACCGGGTTTTAATCCAAAAATTGTACAACTTTGCCAAGATTTAGGTTTACCTGTTATTCCGGGGGTGAACAACCCGATGTCGATTGAAGCTGCCTTAGAAATGGGGATTTCAGCGGTGAAATTTTTCCCTGCCGAAGCCAGTGGTGGGGTAAAAATGATTAAAGCCTTACTAGGCCCTTACGGTAACTTGCAAATTATGCCGACAGGGGGCATTTCTACCCAAAATCTCAAAGACTACCTTGCCATTCCTAATGTTGTCGCTTGCGGTGGATCTTGGTTTGTCGATAAAAAACTGATTGAGGCACAAAATTGGCAAGAAATTGGACGATTGGTGGCTGAGGCGGTGCAACTCATTCATTCTTAG